Proteins encoded within one genomic window of Mesobacillus subterraneus:
- a CDS encoding YidH family protein, which produces MDENKTLESKYIQQHLANERTYLAWVRTSIAIIGIGFLASSLHFNNIRNVSQAADTIAVFVSIFSLLIGLIILFFATTHYFSVRKNINSQTFNSSSNLIKISTGIIFLIFLLLGIYLVSILF; this is translated from the coding sequence ATGGACGAAAATAAAACTCTTGAATCAAAATATATCCAGCAGCACCTTGCAAATGAGCGTACATACCTGGCCTGGGTGCGGACATCAATCGCAATAATCGGGATTGGTTTTTTGGCATCAAGCCTCCATTTTAATAATATTAGAAATGTAAGCCAGGCTGCTGATACAATTGCTGTTTTTGTCAGCATTTTCTCATTGCTTATTGGGTTGATAATCCTCTTCTTTGCGACAACACATTATTTTTCGGTACGGAAAAATATTAATAGCCAAACCTTCAATTCATCAAGTAACCTGATAAAAATATCTACAGGGATTATTTTTTTGATCTTCCTGTTGCTCGGTATTTATTTAGTCAGCATTTTGTTTTAA
- a CDS encoding ArsR/SmtB family transcription factor, with protein MELDEETLFIVSQTFKALSDPTRLRILHLLFQGEHSVNEIAEKLTLLQSTVSHQLRFLKNLRLVKFRREGTTLYYTHDDEHVIDLLKQSIEHASHH; from the coding sequence ATGGAGCTTGATGAGGAAACTTTATTCATCGTCTCACAGACTTTCAAAGCACTTTCAGATCCCACACGGCTCAGGATCCTTCACCTTCTGTTCCAGGGGGAACATTCGGTCAATGAAATAGCAGAAAAACTTACATTGTTGCAATCAACCGTTTCACACCAATTGCGCTTTCTAAAAAACCTCAGGCTCGTCAAATTCAGGAGAGAGGGTACCACGCTTTATTACACTCATGACGACGAACACGTCATCGACCTGTTAAAGCAAAGCATAGAACATGCCAGCCATCATTGA
- a CDS encoding cation diffusion facilitator family transporter, translated as MGHNHSHSHGHGHSHSHTNNKKALFWAFILIATFMVVEVIGGLITNSLALLSDAGHMLSDAAALGLSLFAMKLGERKATHSKTFGFKRFEIIAAALNGLTLIIISIYIFVEAYQRFTDPPEVQSMGMLTISVIGLIVNIIAAWILMSGDKDENLNVRSAFLHVLGDMLGSVGAITAALLIYFFDWGLADPIASVAVAILIIISGWRVTKESFHVLMEGTPQEIELDEVKDEIMKIPEVKDVHDVHIWSITSGVLMLSGHIAVEGEGAHDRVLHKAQRLLHDRFGIDHSTLQVEGEEHGCPCAHGPCN; from the coding sequence ATGGGTCATAATCATTCACACAGCCACGGTCATGGTCATAGCCATAGTCATACAAACAATAAAAAGGCATTATTCTGGGCTTTTATTCTAATCGCCACATTCATGGTTGTAGAGGTGATTGGCGGGTTAATCACAAATAGCCTTGCACTGCTTTCAGATGCAGGCCATATGCTGAGTGATGCAGCTGCGCTTGGGTTAAGTTTGTTCGCGATGAAGCTTGGTGAAAGAAAGGCTACTCATTCAAAGACATTCGGCTTCAAACGATTTGAAATCATTGCGGCTGCCTTAAACGGTCTTACGCTAATTATCATCTCGATTTATATTTTTGTTGAAGCTTACCAACGATTTACAGATCCTCCAGAAGTACAAAGCATGGGAATGCTGACGATTTCGGTTATCGGGTTAATTGTCAATATCATCGCCGCATGGATACTGATGAGTGGAGACAAAGATGAGAACTTGAATGTAAGAAGCGCTTTCCTTCACGTGCTGGGAGATATGCTTGGTTCGGTTGGCGCCATTACAGCAGCATTGCTGATCTACTTTTTTGACTGGGGACTTGCAGATCCCATTGCAAGCGTCGCAGTTGCGATTCTGATCATCATCAGCGGCTGGCGAGTGACCAAGGAGAGCTTCCATGTATTGATGGAAGGCACACCCCAGGAGATTGAATTAGATGAAGTGAAGGATGAAATCATGAAAATTCCTGAAGTAAAAGATGTGCATGACGTTCACATTTGGTCGATTACTTCAGGTGTCTTAATGCTAAGCGGGCATATTGCCGTCGAAGGGGAAGGAGCACATGACCGCGTACTCCACAAAGCACAAAGACTGTTGCACGACCGCTTTGGCATTGATCATAGCACCCTGCAGGTAGAAGGGGAAGAGCATGGATGCCCCTGCGCCCATGGACCTTGCAATTAG
- a CDS encoding SpoVR family protein — protein sequence MVSEDQKSLQYAISEITEIAKGFGLDFYPMRYEICPAEIIYTFGAYGMPTRFSHWSFGKQFHKMKLHYDLGLSKIYELVINSNPCYAFLLDSNSLIQNKLIVAHVLAHCDFFKNNVRFQNTKRDMVESMAATAERIRIYEIQHGKQKVESFLDAVLAIEEHIDPSLMRPKLAWSMEDEGEEEETMSAASPYDDLWGLDSKETESKDRNKKKKFPPRPEKDLLLFIESYSRELEEWQRDILTMMREEMLYFWPQLETKIMNEGWASYWHQRILREMDLTSGESIEFAKLNAGVVQPSKTGINPYYLGIKIFEDIEERYNNPTEEMKRRGVKPGSGREKMFEVREIESDISFLRNYLTKDLVMREDMYLFQKQGREYKVVDKAWEQVRDQLVSMRVNGGFPYLVVTDGDYLKNGELYITHGFEGIELDIKYLEKVLPYIHQLWGRKCHIETIVESRTMLYTYDGKGIHRKYI from the coding sequence ATGGTGTCAGAAGATCAGAAGTCACTGCAATATGCCATTTCTGAAATTACCGAAATCGCTAAAGGTTTTGGGCTGGACTTTTATCCGATGAGGTATGAAATATGTCCTGCAGAAATCATCTATACTTTTGGTGCCTATGGCATGCCAACGAGATTTTCCCATTGGAGCTTTGGGAAGCAATTTCATAAAATGAAGCTTCACTATGACTTGGGCCTTTCGAAGATTTATGAACTGGTGATCAATTCAAATCCTTGTTATGCTTTTCTGTTGGATTCAAATTCGTTGATTCAGAACAAGTTAATTGTTGCCCATGTCCTTGCTCACTGTGATTTCTTTAAAAATAATGTGCGTTTCCAGAATACGAAGCGTGATATGGTCGAAAGCATGGCAGCAACGGCAGAGAGAATCCGCATTTATGAAATTCAGCATGGAAAACAAAAGGTTGAATCATTTCTCGATGCGGTATTAGCAATTGAAGAGCATATCGATCCTTCGCTAATGAGGCCGAAGCTGGCGTGGTCTATGGAAGACGAGGGCGAGGAAGAAGAAACAATGTCAGCAGCATCTCCATATGATGATCTTTGGGGCCTTGATTCCAAAGAGACAGAGTCAAAAGATAGGAATAAGAAAAAGAAATTTCCACCGCGTCCTGAGAAAGATTTATTATTGTTCATTGAAAGCTATAGCCGCGAGCTGGAAGAATGGCAGCGGGATATACTGACCATGATGCGGGAGGAAATGCTTTATTTTTGGCCGCAGCTTGAGACAAAAATCATGAATGAAGGCTGGGCTTCTTATTGGCACCAAAGGATTCTCCGGGAAATGGACCTGACGAGCGGTGAATCAATCGAGTTTGCAAAATTGAATGCCGGGGTCGTGCAGCCATCAAAAACGGGAATCAATCCATATTATTTAGGAATCAAAATTTTTGAAGATATCGAAGAGCGTTATAATAACCCGACTGAGGAAATGAAACGGCGTGGAGTAAAACCAGGATCAGGCCGGGAAAAAATGTTTGAAGTCCGTGAAATCGAATCCGATATTTCGTTTTTACGCAATTACTTGACCAAAGATTTGGTGATGCGTGAAGATATGTACCTTTTCCAAAAACAGGGAAGAGAATACAAAGTTGTTGATAAAGCGTGGGAACAAGTCCGCGACCAGCTTGTCAGCATGAGAGTCAATGGCGGATTCCCATATTTGGTCGTGACTGACGGCGATTACTTGAAGAATGGAGAGCTGTATATAACTCACGGCTTCGAGGGCATCGAGCTGGACATTAAGTACCTGGAAAAAGTACTGCCGTATATCCATCAGCTTTGGGGCAGGAAATGCCATATCGAAACGATCGTAGAAAGCAGGACGATGCTCTACACCTATGATGGGAAGGGAATCCATCGGAAGTATATATAA
- a CDS encoding DUF3889 domain-containing protein: protein MNRYLFAITVSLILLMGIQRADTIAQSPDYEKYGNIATTVIRAEYPGKTVQNYKYMGRKQIDDRQVLDSFQYKVRVNKKTVIITVQVAHDVKNDRLLNLSVTEQLQQ from the coding sequence ATGAATAGGTATTTGTTTGCGATAACTGTATCTTTAATTTTGTTAATGGGAATCCAAAGAGCAGATACTATTGCTCAAAGTCCTGATTACGAAAAGTATGGAAATATTGCTACTACAGTAATCAGGGCGGAGTATCCTGGTAAGACAGTACAGAATTACAAGTATATGGGCAGGAAGCAGATAGACGATCGCCAGGTACTTGACTCGTTTCAATACAAGGTGCGTGTCAATAAAAAAACGGTTATTATCACGGTGCAAGTCGCCCATGATGTAAAAAATGACAGGTTACTGAACCTTTCTGTTACCGAACAACTGCAGCAGTAA
- a CDS encoding YhdB family protein — MNKTDYDRALYYTHRSQWDNLLILMVRTEDQFLAKRIEHFLHAYNFEKDYAVIEKRLYSLLRYIDHANEAAGDDYLETAVTGSI, encoded by the coding sequence ATGAACAAAACGGATTATGATCGTGCTTTATATTACACGCACCGATCCCAATGGGATAACCTGCTCATCCTCATGGTCAGGACAGAGGACCAGTTCCTAGCTAAAAGGATTGAACATTTTCTCCACGCTTACAACTTTGAAAAAGATTATGCTGTCATAGAGAAACGCCTGTATTCCCTGCTCAGATATATCGACCACGCAAATGAAGCCGCCGGCGATGACTACCTGGAAACCGCTGTTACCGGCTCGATTTAA
- a CDS encoding response regulator: MTIRILIADDHHVVRRGLVFFLRTQEQLEIVGEAGNGKEAVELAKTLNPDLVLMDLIMPVMNGIEATKIIKAENPAIKIMMLTSYADQEHVIPAIESGASGYQLKDIQPDELVKAIVRIMGGENQLHPKATSLVLSHLSGNNRQERKLLNELTKRELEVLKEIASGKSNKEIAASLYITEKTVKTHVSNVLAKLELGDRTQAALYAVRNRLLEQKPPSA, encoded by the coding sequence ATGACAATTAGAATCCTGATTGCCGATGATCACCATGTGGTAAGACGAGGGCTGGTTTTTTTCCTGAGGACACAGGAACAATTAGAGATTGTCGGGGAAGCAGGCAATGGAAAGGAAGCTGTTGAGCTTGCTAAGACTTTAAATCCGGACCTTGTTTTAATGGATTTAATCATGCCAGTTATGAACGGGATTGAGGCGACGAAAATTATCAAGGCAGAGAATCCCGCTATTAAAATCATGATGCTGACAAGCTATGCAGATCAGGAGCATGTGATTCCAGCCATAGAGTCAGGTGCATCTGGCTATCAGCTTAAGGACATCCAGCCAGATGAACTGGTAAAAGCAATAGTAAGAATCATGGGTGGTGAAAATCAGCTTCACCCAAAAGCGACTTCACTTGTGTTATCGCATCTATCCGGCAATAACCGCCAAGAAAGAAAACTGCTTAATGAGCTGACAAAGCGTGAGTTGGAGGTGCTGAAAGAAATAGCCAGCGGCAAAAGCAATAAAGAAATTGCAGCTTCATTGTATATTACGGAAAAAACAGTTAAAACTCATGTTTCGAATGTCCTGGCAAAATTGGAATTGGGAGATCGGACTCAGGCAGCATTATATGCTGTCCGGAATCGCCTCTTAGAACAAAAACCTCCTTCCGCTTGA